Proteins encoded together in one Deinococcus hopiensis KR-140 window:
- a CDS encoding 4'-phosphopantetheinyl transferase superfamily protein yields the protein MIVAIGHDLIEIGRIRGMLAREGRRAEKLFAPGELAYCARLSDPVPSLAARFAAKEAFQKVWPRPHGWRDVWVERERTPDGPFPFSPPVLGFAPEIANEMRARGWVAHLTLTHTKEHASAVVVLEAHAGKGA from the coding sequence ATGATCGTCGCCATCGGACACGACCTGATCGAGATCGGGCGCATTCGCGGGATGCTGGCGCGGGAGGGGCGGCGCGCCGAGAAGCTGTTTGCTCCCGGGGAGCTGGCCTACTGCGCCCGGCTCTCGGACCCGGTGCCCAGCCTCGCCGCGCGTTTCGCCGCCAAAGAAGCCTTTCAGAAGGTCTGGCCCCGCCCCCACGGCTGGCGCGACGTGTGGGTGGAGCGGGAGCGCACACCGGATGGGCCCTTCCCCTTTTCCCCCCCGGTGCTGGGCTTTGCCCCCGAAATCGCCAACGAGATGCGTGCACGGGGTTGGGTGGCCCACCTGACCCTCACCCACACCAAGGAACATGCCTCGGCGGTGGTGGTGCTGGAAGCCCACGCGGGGAAGGGCGCGTGA
- a CDS encoding DUF3291 domain-containing protein, with translation MKMQLAQVNVARLRAPELADFIAGLDPVSALAEAAPGFVWRLQDEGGNATNIPYDPDPLLIVNLSVWEDVEAVRAFASSGVHLDFLKRWREWFTRMAQPDTAMWGVAAGKRPTAAQAKSRLAQLEAQGPTAHAFTFAAPFGPDGLPRTSGPITSRAEPNGTSSIPAAAAPGGPAVPDPA, from the coding sequence ATGAAGATGCAACTGGCGCAGGTCAACGTGGCCCGACTCCGCGCGCCGGAGCTCGCCGACTTCATCGCTGGTCTGGACCCGGTGAGCGCCCTGGCTGAGGCTGCCCCGGGTTTTGTCTGGCGGCTGCAGGACGAGGGAGGGAACGCGACGAACATCCCCTACGACCCCGATCCCCTGCTGATCGTCAACCTGAGCGTGTGGGAGGATGTGGAGGCGGTGCGGGCCTTTGCCTCTTCGGGCGTGCATCTGGACTTTCTCAAGCGGTGGCGCGAGTGGTTTACGCGTATGGCCCAGCCCGACACGGCCATGTGGGGGGTGGCTGCAGGAAAGAGGCCCACCGCAGCGCAGGCCAAATCACGCCTTGCCCAGCTGGAAGCCCAGGGGCCCACCGCGCACGCCTTCACCTTCGCCGCGCCCTTCGGACCGGACGGCCTGCCCCGCACATCGGGGCCCATCACGTCCAGGGCAGAGCCGAACGGGACTTCCAGTATCCCTGCGGCGGCTGCGCCAGGTGGGCCAGCCGTGCCAGATCCGGCCTGA
- a CDS encoding MarR family winged helix-turn-helix transcriptional regulator: protein MTPSSLFASGVSTDGSYLLVRQVLRLLRRLRQALDEPLQAAMKLGTKEVLVRAAVMDGFDTTSTVAEYHRLPAPTVTRIVTKLANQGLLERVTDSTDLRKLRLRLTPEGESTRAHTRAVAQDIARAQLGHLPAKRVNAALLALKDLETALVPSGKENE from the coding sequence ATGACTCCTTCTTCTCTTTTCGCGTCCGGTGTCTCCACGGACGGGTCGTATCTACTGGTGCGCCAGGTGCTGCGGCTGTTGCGGCGCCTTCGTCAGGCCCTCGACGAACCCCTTCAGGCGGCGATGAAGCTCGGCACCAAGGAAGTGCTTGTGCGCGCCGCCGTCATGGACGGCTTCGACACGACCTCCACGGTGGCCGAATACCACCGCCTGCCCGCGCCTACAGTGACGCGCATCGTGACCAAGCTGGCGAACCAGGGCCTGCTGGAGCGCGTGACCGATTCCACCGATCTCCGCAAACTCCGCCTTCGCCTGACCCCCGAGGGCGAGTCGACGCGGGCGCACACCCGCGCAGTGGCGCAGGACATTGCGCGCGCGCAGCTCGGGCACCTCCCCGCCAAGCGGGTCAACGCGGCCCTGCTGGCGTTGAAGGACCTGGAGACAGCCCTCGTTCCCAGTGGAAAGGAGAACGAATGA
- a CDS encoding RidA family protein yields MSERRQVGSGSPWESVVGYSRAVRVGKVIHVAGTTATRDGAVQHVGDAAGQTRVCLEIIREALEALGGRLEDVVRTRMYVTDICRWEEVGRAHGEVFGRVRPAASMVQVAALIDPAHLVEIEAEAWLEREA; encoded by the coding sequence ATGAGCGAACGCAGGCAGGTGGGCAGCGGCAGTCCCTGGGAGAGCGTGGTGGGCTATTCCCGCGCAGTCCGCGTGGGCAAGGTTATTCACGTGGCGGGCACGACGGCCACGCGCGACGGAGCGGTGCAGCATGTGGGCGACGCCGCCGGGCAGACGCGGGTTTGCCTGGAAATTATCCGCGAGGCGCTGGAGGCCCTGGGTGGACGGCTGGAAGACGTGGTGCGGACGCGGATGTACGTGACCGACATCTGCCGCTGGGAGGAAGTGGGGCGTGCCCACGGCGAGGTCTTCGGACGCGTCCGCCCGGCGGCCAGCATGGTGCAAGTGGCGGCGCTGATCGATCCCGCACACCTGGTGGAGATCGAGGCGGAGGCGTGGCTGGAGCGGGAAGCGTAA
- a CDS encoding HAD-IIB family hydrolase → MNPGTWAGTAWTTCWPRRVLKFIVRHAEMTPRELLAELRALNLGGFAMTHSGAPFLEVLAEGVSKAWGLEQLCARLGVRREEVLAFGDAPNDAEMLAWAGHGVAVANAEPEALEAADEVTLSNAEDGVAVVTSSAASRIPSLTKGAIVGWVTGFASRRAYAGA, encoded by the coding sequence GTGAACCCCGGGACATGGGCGGGCACAGCCTGGACGACGTGCTGGCCACGCCGAGTTCTGAAATTCATCGTGCGGCACGCCGAGATGACGCCCCGCGAACTGCTGGCCGAGTTGCGGGCCCTGAACCTGGGCGGCTTCGCCATGACGCACTCGGGTGCCCCTTTTCTAGAGGTGCTGGCCGAAGGCGTGAGCAAGGCGTGGGGCCTGGAGCAGCTCTGCGCGCGGCTGGGCGTACGGCGCGAGGAGGTGCTGGCTTTTGGCGACGCCCCCAACGACGCCGAGATGCTCGCCTGGGCCGGGCACGGCGTGGCGGTGGCAAACGCGGAACCGGAAGCGCTGGAGGCGGCGGACGAGGTGACCCTCTCCAATGCGGAGGATGGAGTGGCTGTGGTCACCTCATCCGCTGCCTCCAGAATCCCAAGCCTGACTAAAGGGGCAATCGTTGGTTGGGTGACGGGCTTCGCGTCCAGACGCGCCTACGCTGGGGCATGA
- a CDS encoding aldo/keto reductase has product MPAPLLPAGSPRLGLGLAALGRPGYINLGHGEDVGQGKGETAMQARASEVLDAAWEGGARYFDAARSYGKAEAFLGAWLRARAHPATVGSKWGYTYTAGWRTDAETHEVKDHSLSTLERQWPETLEALGRAPDVYLIHSATLDTGVLEDRAVLARLAELAASGVRVGLSTSGPRQAGTLRRALEVRVDGVNPFCVVQATWNLLEPSAGEALAEAQGQGWHVVLKEVVANGRLTARGLTGRGDVPPPLAELAAEHHATPDAVALAAALAQPWTDVVLSGATTVEQWKSNLRANGIRPDLARLAHLAQPPQGYWKSRSALPWT; this is encoded by the coding sequence ATGCCCGCTCCACTCCTGCCTGCCGGTTCCCCTCGCCTCGGCCTCGGTCTGGCGGCCCTGGGGAGGCCGGGCTACATCAACCTCGGGCATGGAGAGGATGTGGGGCAGGGCAAAGGTGAAACGGCGATGCAGGCCCGGGCATCCGAGGTGTTGGACGCGGCGTGGGAGGGTGGCGCGCGCTACTTCGACGCTGCCCGCAGCTACGGAAAGGCGGAGGCGTTCCTGGGCGCTTGGCTGCGCGCGCGCGCTCACCCGGCCACGGTGGGCAGCAAGTGGGGCTACACATATACGGCAGGCTGGCGCACGGACGCCGAGACGCATGAGGTCAAGGACCACAGCCTCTCCACCCTCGAGCGCCAGTGGCCAGAAACGCTGGAAGCCCTGGGCCGCGCGCCAGACGTGTACCTGATCCACTCCGCCACGCTGGACACGGGCGTATTGGAAGACCGGGCGGTGCTGGCCCGTCTCGCCGAGCTCGCTGCCTCGGGCGTTCGGGTGGGCCTGAGCACCAGCGGTCCCCGTCAGGCCGGTACATTGCGCCGGGCGTTGGAGGTGCGGGTGGACGGCGTCAATCCCTTCTGCGTGGTGCAGGCGACGTGGAACCTCCTCGAACCTTCCGCCGGAGAAGCGCTGGCGGAGGCGCAGGGGCAAGGCTGGCACGTGGTATTGAAAGAAGTGGTGGCCAATGGCCGCCTTACCGCCCGTGGCCTGACGGGGCGGGGAGACGTCCCCCCACCCCTGGCAGAGTTGGCCGCCGAGCACCACGCCACCCCCGACGCCGTGGCCCTCGCCGCTGCCCTGGCCCAGCCCTGGACGGACGTGGTGCTGAGCGGAGCGACGACGGTGGAGCAGTGGAAGAGCAATCTGCGGGCCAACGGGATCAGGCCGGATCTGGCACGGCTGGCCCACCTGGCGCAGCCGCCGCAGGGATACTGGAAGTCCCGTTCGGCTCTGCCCTGGACGTGA
- a CDS encoding NUDIX domain-containing protein: MTPDRSFHLVAWAILLDSAGRILLGRRSGVSYGNGLWGLPGGHVEPGEGLAEAAVREALEEVGVRVKPAALRALGVSRYDLGGVQGADFFFVAAQWEGAPQPLAGTSEVGWFALDALPQDVLLWLPAVLEAHLLGGARVSEQVNGLELLRVYGER; encoded by the coding sequence ATGACTCCGGACCGAAGCTTTCATCTCGTGGCCTGGGCGATTCTCCTCGATTCCGCGGGACGTATCCTGCTGGGCCGCCGCTCGGGCGTGTCCTACGGCAACGGGCTGTGGGGTTTGCCCGGCGGCCACGTCGAACCGGGTGAGGGCCTGGCCGAGGCCGCCGTGCGGGAGGCGCTGGAGGAGGTGGGCGTCCGGGTAAAGCCTGCGGCCCTGCGTGCCCTCGGCGTCAGCCGTTATGACCTCGGAGGCGTGCAAGGCGCGGACTTCTTCTTCGTGGCTGCGCAATGGGAGGGCGCGCCCCAGCCCCTCGCGGGAACCTCCGAAGTGGGCTGGTTTGCGTTGGACGCCCTGCCTCAGGACGTGCTGCTGTGGCTTCCAGCGGTACTGGAAGCGCATCTGCTGGGGGGCGCCCGCGTCTCAGAGCAGGTGAACGGTCTGGAGCTGCTGCGGGTGTACGGAGAAAGGTGA
- a CDS encoding HepT-like ribonuclease domain-containing protein, with translation MPRPPAPGSPSSEALFPDLRLPTIAGLLRAGEAQWRAAGISRVRVFGSVARGEADNSADVDLLVDFAGEAGLLALMRAQAVFEALLERRVDVLTEGALKDPLREEVLADAVDIQAVPQPPPELHREKRWRWRVLDLLDALDRAVNYTSGHTLETFLTDPRTQDAVLRNLARLGETTKFLPLEVQGAATEVPWTLLRAVRNLVSHDYFGIDPQLVWRAARVELPALRPALQRLADEGEQ, from the coding sequence ATGCCCCGGCCTCCCGCTCCCGGTTCTCCCTCTTCCGAAGCGCTCTTTCCTGACCTGCGCCTGCCCACCATCGCCGGACTGCTGCGCGCGGGCGAGGCGCAGTGGCGGGCGGCGGGCATCTCGCGCGTGCGTGTGTTCGGCTCTGTGGCGCGTGGTGAAGCGGACAATTCGGCGGATGTAGACCTGCTCGTGGACTTCGCGGGTGAGGCGGGATTGCTGGCCCTGATGCGCGCCCAGGCCGTCTTCGAGGCGCTCCTGGAGCGGCGGGTGGACGTGCTGACCGAAGGGGCCCTGAAAGATCCGTTGCGGGAGGAAGTGCTCGCCGACGCGGTGGACATTCAGGCCGTGCCCCAACCGCCCCCCGAACTGCACCGCGAAAAGCGCTGGCGCTGGCGGGTGCTGGACCTGCTCGACGCGCTGGACCGGGCGGTGAACTATACGTCGGGTCACACGCTGGAGACGTTCCTGACCGATCCCAGGACGCAAGACGCCGTGCTCCGCAACCTCGCGCGACTGGGCGAGACGACGAAATTCCTGCCGCTGGAGGTGCAAGGCGCTGCGACCGAAGTGCCCTGGACCCTGCTCCGCGCTGTTCGGAACCTCGTCTCGCACGATTACTTTGGCATTGATCCCCAACTGGTGTGGCGCGCGGCGCGGGTGGAATTGCCCGCGCTGCGGCCCGCCCTGCAGCGGTTGGCGGACGAGGGCGAACAGTAG
- a CDS encoding MDR family MFS transporter: MNTASLSQRDKILAFAGVLTVLFLSSLNLTVVGSAMPRVIADLGGFHLYAWAFTAYSLTTTITIPIVGTVSDRYGRRPLLLAGIVVFALGSVLLGLAQSMGQLIALRALQGIGGGTLMAMSFTAIADLFTPIERGRYQGYTGAVWGVSSVVGPLVGGFLTDHLGWRSVFFVNVPFALLAIYFIGRFFRLPAPPRDGTHQPFDTLGAALLAGAVTTLTLALSWGGGTYAWDSACILGLLAGTVMLGGGYVLHSRGQERPILNLRLLRDPAISLASLAGFLTSAGMYAAILYLPLYMQGVRGSTASGSGMALAPLMLGMITTSTLSGQWVSRTGRYKGLIIAGGFVATVALLLCTGLGTATSLALAVGLMVLLGIGLGPVNSQLTLAVQNAAPRQLLGSATGGNQFFRQIGGTLAVSLFGALVNARLSHDLGAQLPAVARTLPAPMQEAIANPNLLSSPEASSQLQAALGKLGHAELFTPIVAALRGVMAGAIDHVFLIAGLLVGGAFLVTVFLPERPLAGRQAAPRTAKAEGPAATD; encoded by the coding sequence ATGAACACGGCCTCCCTCTCTCAGCGGGACAAGATCCTCGCGTTCGCGGGCGTCCTCACCGTCCTGTTTCTCTCCAGCCTCAACCTCACGGTGGTGGGAAGTGCCATGCCGCGCGTCATCGCCGATCTGGGTGGGTTTCACCTGTATGCCTGGGCCTTTACCGCCTACTCGCTGACCACCACCATCACCATTCCCATCGTCGGGACCGTCAGCGACCGCTATGGCCGCCGCCCACTGCTGCTGGCGGGCATCGTGGTGTTCGCGCTGGGCAGCGTGCTGCTGGGCTTGGCGCAGAGCATGGGGCAACTGATCGCCCTGCGTGCCCTCCAGGGCATCGGCGGTGGCACCCTCATGGCGATGAGCTTCACGGCCATCGCGGACCTGTTCACGCCCATTGAGCGCGGGCGGTATCAGGGCTATACGGGCGCGGTCTGGGGCGTGAGCAGCGTGGTGGGACCGCTCGTCGGCGGCTTCTTGACCGATCACCTGGGCTGGCGCAGCGTGTTTTTCGTAAACGTGCCCTTCGCGCTGCTGGCGATCTACTTTATCGGGCGCTTTTTCCGGTTGCCCGCACCTCCCCGGGACGGGACCCACCAGCCTTTCGACACGCTTGGCGCAGCGCTGCTCGCCGGGGCCGTGACCACGCTGACCCTCGCCCTGTCGTGGGGCGGCGGAACTTACGCCTGGGACAGCGCCTGTATCCTGGGCCTGCTGGCCGGAACCGTGATGCTGGGCGGCGGGTATGTGCTTCACAGCCGTGGGCAGGAGCGGCCCATCCTCAACCTGCGCCTGCTTCGTGATCCGGCCATCTCGCTCGCCAGCCTCGCCGGATTCCTGACCAGCGCGGGGATGTACGCGGCAATTCTGTATCTGCCGCTCTACATGCAAGGCGTGCGCGGCAGTACGGCGAGCGGCAGCGGCATGGCCCTCGCGCCGCTGATGCTGGGCATGATCACCACAAGTACCCTCAGCGGGCAGTGGGTCAGCCGCACCGGGAGGTACAAAGGCCTCATTATCGCGGGCGGCTTCGTCGCCACGGTGGCGCTGCTGCTCTGCACGGGGCTGGGCACAGCCACCTCCCTCGCGCTCGCGGTGGGCCTGATGGTGCTGCTGGGCATCGGGTTGGGGCCAGTCAACAGCCAGCTGACCCTCGCCGTGCAAAACGCCGCACCGCGCCAGCTGCTGGGCAGCGCCACCGGGGGCAACCAGTTTTTCCGGCAGATCGGTGGGACGCTGGCCGTCAGCCTGTTCGGGGCGCTCGTCAACGCGCGTCTCTCGCATGACCTCGGCGCGCAGCTCCCTGCCGTAGCCCGGACCCTGCCTGCGCCCATGCAGGAGGCCATCGCCAATCCCAACCTGCTGTCCAGCCCGGAGGCGAGCAGCCAGTTGCAGGCAGCGCTGGGGAAACTGGGCCACGCCGAACTCTTCACGCCCATCGTCGCGGCCCTGCGCGGCGTGATGGCCGGGGCCATTGATCACGTGTTCCTGATCGCGGGGCTGCTGGTGGGCGGGGCTTTCCTCGTCACGGTCTTCCTGCCCGAGCGCCCGTTGGCCGGACGCCAGGCGGCGCCACGCACGGCGAAGGCGGAGGGACCGGCGGCCACGGACTGA